Part of the Augochlora pura isolate Apur16 chromosome 10, APUR_v2.2.1, whole genome shotgun sequence genome, ttgatttcgTGTTACAAACGTTAGTAAGGAtcattttatgaaactttACAATGCACTGCAAATGATAGAAGTTGCGTGTattacgtaaatattattaaggtttaattatcgtgtaaaatagaaacaataaatattgtaacaaatataacGCGCGTACAGAGAATATTTAAGCACCAGAGTTTTAAAGGGACTATGGTGCCGGTCTAAGTATTGGGGAAATGTTCATACGCGCATTCGACATTGTACTACGGTATTTGCTTGTACAAGTTTCGCTATcatcattaaaaatgttaccaTTCGACCGTCCGCTTGTTTCATCTATCGGATTCGTCGATAAATGGAACTTCGTCGAAGAGAGGTTCTGTAACAAAGATTTTGTTACGTCAGCATCAGTGATGAACTTCAACGGTTTCCTACTTTCATCTGAGAGAGCAGATGGAACTGAATTTTCTTCGTCGTCTGATGAACAAAGGTCGATCACTGTAATCCTGTTTGGTGTATTTGTGCAGAAagttgtttcttttattgattGATCTACAATTATATTGTTCTCGCCACAGCTTTCTGTGACACTGGAAAGAGATAAATTTCCTACACTTGCCTCATCACTAAGGACCTCATCATAGCCTTTTTCCATCAAGTTCGAGTCATTTTCGTCACTCGGTGCTTTGCGTTTTGAAGATACGTTCGGCGAAACATTTTCTACCATTCTCACTGACGTTTCATTGTTGTCGATATTTGTTGTCGGCTTTTGGTCAACACACTTATATTTCAACGGATTTCGTCTGAAATCGTTTATCTGTTCATGTGTCAGCTGTGTCAGAAGAACATATACAGGTCGACAAGCAAGGTATAACAATTGCGAATGTATACTTAACactaaaagaaagaaacaatcTTTGTAATAGTGCTACCAGATTCCAAGCTCTTGACTCAAATGCTTCGGTAACGTTATCATATAAAGAAAACGTTTAATGGTTGAGTACTCACTTGGCTTTCTCttaacagtatttaaaaattgatattggTGCACGTAGTCGTCTAcaactttttctttgtttGGTTTATACGTTACAATCCATCTGTCATTACTGAACTCCGCTTCCAACCATTTCGGTTTACATGAACCATTTAAAACAGGAGCAACAAGATGTCTCTCTATCCTCTCCAATCTTTCTTGCTGAGTACCTTGAGTCATAGCTTTCGATTTTTTGGCTAATAGCATTCCAGCAGGAGACGAAAACGGAATACTTGGGCACCTTGCAAAGTTAATTGAACCGCGGACACGTCGTGAACTTCGTTCAGCAACATTATTATCGACGGGAGTGTCCTCATGCACCTCTGTGACCGTCGCAGTGTTCGCTATTGGCGGGCGTAATCGAAAGTATTCCAAGAATTGATCTTGCTTTAACTCAGGTGGTTTCACAGTCAATACATCCGGTGTTGTGGATCGCCAATTATTTGTGGTTTGTTCCTGTTCACAGCACATACGTTCGTGTTcctataaaatattgcaattaaatctATAATCTTATTTAGCTTACATCGcgcaatatatttaataccttCATTTTTTCTAGGCCTATAAACTCAGCATCGCAATTGTCGCACAAATAAATGTCTTCTGCTGGTGGTTCCACCATCAAAAGGGAATGCTGTTGTTTTAACTTATTGGAATTGCAAATAGCAACACCGTTACACGAGAGTAATTTTTTTCGTGGACTCTCATATCTCTTGTCATAATTCtattaacaagaaaaaagtattttcagATATATAATGAAACTACACAAATTGAAGTGCAACTCTTTTATATCTGCTGACCATGTTTTCATTACGAAATGTGACTAATAATTTTCCAGTACTTTTGTGATAAAGGCTCGTAGTGGAATCCCAGTTGTTAACATACTCTAGATCTTCCTGTGGATACCGAGCCAGATACGAACAAAAACGCAACAAATATTCGCTTCTGTGATACGTGTAGCATCTAAATAccaatttcttcaaattagcCATCCAGttctaaaatacaataaatatgattgattattataaatatattatttgtttatatatttacgctGTAACATAGTTAATCAAATTACTTCATTAATTCTCTTTGGTCTTGCCAAAGGATTTGTAAATTTCACTTCTTTTGGCCACCATCGTGGCTCAGTAATCGCATCTGTATTGTCATGGCCTAGCGAACATTGTACCAtgaatgttataaaatgttcCAGCTGTGTCTGAAATTGAATAGTCTCATTAGTCTCATGACATCggattttttcaaatgaacAAAAAACAAATACTTCTTATATATGTAAAACATTATAAAGTATCTTATCCATACTAATGTAATTTTTTCCAATGATGTCGGATGCCCATTAGCAAACAATAAAGGAAGATTGGATACTACAGATCCTTCTTCGAACACATTATTCTCTTTCATCTCCATGGTGTCTGCGGTAGTCATCATGGTCTGCCCAGTATGAAGTAGCGGTTTCTTAGGTAAGCCTACCGCGTACTCCTGTTCTTCCAATGTTGAGAATCTCATATTTTCAAAGCTATCGGCATTATTCGAGGCTAGTTTGAGTTTCAGATGCAGGACACTCTATAGTATTTGTTGCTTCTTCTACTTTTAATCtgtatgaaaaaaatgtttataaaatacatttgcaaaattataaaacttgagagtaaaaaatcgatttattttagtaCTTCATTGTTTGTCCGAGTGTCAAAAACGTTGTACAATTGAAAAAGATGAAGTGATAACAGCAAGTGAAAGAATCGTGAGTCTATGAATATGAAAAAACCgttatgtaaatttaaattttacgaccgtttacattttatacgaaCAATACagagattaaatttattaattttcagaaaacatTCGTGTGTTTGTGTCGTATACCTTGTCCGATAGCTTTTGTAACGGTCGAACGACCTCTTTTGCACCCTATTTTCAGATGCTTCACTTGTTTAGAGCCCTCTTTACaccaattcatataaaatataatgtatgaGTACATAATTACAGTAGCAGAAAATACATCGAAATTTTATAGTACGTACAACGGTATTGACAAAAGAAAGTTAACTTATATTTCTTTCGTAACGCTTGTGAAACGATAAGGGCTGTAACGAATAGAGAAACTCGTACGTGCTTCTTTTATAAAAGTCAATTCACTAAGCCTTGGCGAATACGTTGCAAATGGTACAACAGGAAAACCACAATTTAGGTTCTTGTCTATGTTTCGTCGGATTTTAgttcaaaaatagaaaaaaacaaGCGAAATACAATAACTTGAACGTATGTATGTGTACATGCACTGACAGTTCCCTCCTCGAACAAAAGGTCTAGCAATGATCAAGCACGGTTATATTCCAAGATGGCGGTTCGAATCGGTTCAACTCCCGCTCGGTTTCGATCGTTTGGAGGGCTACTACACCTTCGAAGCAGCAACATCTTCCCTTAGAACCTTCAGTTGGGCAGTGTACTTTCGCTCACGCCCTCTTTGCGTAGATGCAACGCTTTCGCGCGCAACATTTTTCTGGAGCCGTAAAAAAAACCACTTTTCATGCAAACCACAAAGTTCAAAAGGTTTCAAAGCAGTAGAAATTTCCCGTTCTTTGACTGTTCTTCTTTACCAGTTCCGGCCAATTCCGAGTACTCGCCGTTGCGCATGCGTACTGCTCTTAACGAACTATTTTCTTGCGTATGTATTGTATGGGtgtgtttcattttttaaatgattgaaaatattatcgagCGATCCAAGAAAATCAGAACAACGGcacgttaaaatatattcgacaaAATATAAGCCTAATAATTTGTGAACAATTTACTTGCAAACAGTACGATTAGGATAACATTGTAAACTCATCCGATAGTTAATATACAGTGTACAtatgtattcaattttcactTGCGTgacagataaaaataaatcttatatattatttacaaaacgaAACTTATATACGTTCATAGTCATGCAATAAATATCCTTTTTGTCTTGTTCGTCTACATATTTTATCTTCTCATGTTTTATTTGGTTT contains:
- the Ova gene encoding ovaries absent isoform X1, which translates into the protein MRFSTLEEQEYAVGLPKKPLLHTGQTMMTTADTMEMKENNVFEEGSVVSNLPLLFANGHPTSLEKITLTQLEHFITFMVQCSLGHDNTDAITEPRWWPKEVKFTNPLARPKRINENWMANLKKLVFRCYTYHRSEYLLRFCSYLARYPQEDLEYVNNWDSTTSLYHKSTGKLLVTFRNENMNYDKRYESPRKKLLSCNGVAICNSNKLKQQHSLLMVEPPAEDIYLCDNCDAEFIGLEKMKEHERMCCEQEQTTNNWRSTTPDVLTVKPPELKQDQFLEYFRLRPPIANTATVTEVHEDTPVDNNVAERSSRRVRGSINFARCPSIPFSSPAGMLLAKKSKAMTQGTQQERLERIERHLVAPVLNGSCKPKWLEAEFSNDRWIVTYKPNKEKVVDDYVHQYQFLNTVKRKPMLSIHSQLLYLACRPVYVLLTQLTHEQINDFRRNPLKYKCVDQKPTTNIDNNETSVRMVENVSPNVSSKRKAPSDENDSNLMEKGYDEVLSDEASVGNLSLSSVTESCGENNIIVDQSIKETTFCTNTPNRITVIDLCSSDDEENSVPSALSDESRKPLKFITDADVTKSLLQNLSSTKFHLSTNPIDETSGRSNGNIFNDDSETCTSKYRSTMSNARMNISPILRPAP
- the Ova gene encoding ovaries absent isoform X3: MRFSTLEEQEYAVGLPKKPLLHTGQTMMTTADTMEMKENNVFEEGSVVSNLPLLFANGHPTSLEKITLTQLEHFITFMVQCSLGHDNTDAITEPRWWPKEVKFTNPLARPKRINENWMANLKKLVFRCYTYHRSEYLLRFCSYLARYPQEDLEYVNNWDSTTSLYHKSTGKLLVTFRNENMNYDKRYESPRKKLLSCNGVAICNSNKLKQQHSLLMVEPPAEDIYLCDNCDAEFIGLEKMKEHERMCCEQEQTTNNWRSTTPDVLTVKPPELKQDQFLEYFRLRPPIANTATVTEVHEDTPVDNNVAERSSRRVRGSINFARCPSIPFSSPAGMLLAKKSKAMTQGTQQERLERIERHLVAPVLNGSCKPKWLEAEFSNDRWIVTYKPNKEKVVDDYVHQYQFLNTVKRKPMLSIHSQLLYLACRPVYVLLTQLTHEQINDFRRNPLKYKCVDQKPTTNIDNNETSVRMVENVSPNVSSKRKAPSDENDSNLMEKGYDEVLSDENLSSTKFHLSTNPIDETSGRSNGNIFNDDSETCTSKYRSTMSNARMNISPILRPAP
- the Ova gene encoding ovaries absent isoform X4; the encoded protein is MRFSTLEEQEYAVGLPKKPLLHTGQTMMTTADTMEMKENNVFEEGSVVSNLPLLFANGHPTSLEKITLTQLEHFITFMVQCSLGHDNTDAITEPRWWPKEVKFTNPLARPKRINENWMANLKKLVFRCYTYHRSEYLLRFCSYLARYPQEDLEYVNNWDSTTSLYHKSTGKLLVTFRNENMNYDKRYESPRKKLLSCNGVAICNSNKLKQQHSLLMVEPPAEDIYLCDNCDAEFIGLEKMKEHERMCCEQEQTTNNWRSTTPDVLTVKPPELKQDQFLEYFRLRPPIANTATVTEVHEDTPVDNNVAERSSRRVRGSINFARCPSIPFSSPAGMLLAKKSKAMTQGTQQERLERIERHLVAPVLNGSCKPKWLEAEFSNDRWIVTYKPNKEKVVDDYVHQYQFLNTVKRKPMLSIHSQLLYLACRPVYVLLTQLTHEQINDFRRNPLKYKCVDQKPTTNIDNNETSVRMVENVSPNVSSKRKAPSDENDSNLMEKGYDEVLSDENLSSTKFHLSTNPIDETSGRSNV
- the Ova gene encoding ovaries absent isoform X2, which gives rise to MRFSTLEEQEYAVGLPKKPLLHTGQTMMTTADTMEMKENNVFEEGSVVSNLPLLFANGHPTSLEKITLTQLEHFITFMVQCSLGHDNTDAITEPRWWPKEVKFTNPLARPKRINENWMANLKKLVFRCYTYHRSEYLLRFCSYLARYPQEDLEYVNNWDSTTSLYHKSTGKLLVTFRNENMNYDKRYESPRKKLLSCNGVAICNSNKLKQQHSLLMVEPPAEDIYLCDNCDAEFIGLEKMKEHERMCCEQEQTTNNWRSTTPDVLTVKPPELKQDQFLEYFRLRPPIANTATVTEVHEDTPVDNNVAERSSRRVRGSINFARCPSIPFSSPAGMLLAKKSKAMTQGTQQERLERIERHLVAPVLNGSCKPKWLEAEFSNDRWIVTYKPNKEKVVDDYVHQYQFLNTVKRKPMLSIHSQLLYLACRPVYVLLTQLTHEQINDFRRNPLKYKCVDQKPTTNIDNNETSVRMVENVSPNVSSKRKAPSDENDSNLMEKGYDEVLSDEASVGNLSLSSVTESCGENNIIVDQSIKETTFCTNTPNRITVIDLCSSDDEENSVPSALSDESRKPLKFITDADVTKSLLQNLSSTKFHLSTNPIDETSGRSNV
- the Ova gene encoding ovaries absent isoform X5 gives rise to the protein MRFSTLEEQEYAVGLPKKPLLHTGQTMMTTADTMEMKENNVFEEGSVVSNLPLLFANGHPTSLEKITLTQLEHFITFMVQCSLGHDNTDAITEPRWWPKEVKFTNPLARPKRINENWMANLKKLVFRCYTYHRSEYLLRFCSYLARYPQEDLEYVNNWDSTTSLYHKSTGKLLVTFRNENMNYDKRYESPRKKLLSCNGVAICNSNKLKQQHSLLMVEPPAEDIYLCDNCDAEFIGLEKMKEHERMCCEQEQTTNNWRSTTPDVLTVKPPELKQDQFLEYFRLRPPIANTATVTEVHEDTPVDNNVAERSSRRVRGSINFARCPSIPFSSPAGMLLAKKSKAMTQGTQQERLERIERHLVAPVLNGSCKPKWLEAEFSNDRWIVTYKPNKEKVVDDYVHQYQFLNTVKRKPMLSIHSQLLYLACRPVYVLLTQLTHEQINDFRRNPLKYKCVDQKPTTNIDNNETSVRMVENVSPNVSSKRKAPSDENDSNLMEKGYDEVLSDEDYSDRPLFIRRRRKFSSICSLR